From one Helicobacter jaachi genomic stretch:
- the htpG gene encoding molecular chaperone HtpG, whose translation MATKHQFQTEITQLLDLMIHSLYSNKEIFLRELVSNASDALDKLSYLTLTDDKLKNLAFTPRIDISFDEAKKTLTIEDNGIGMSENDMKEHLGVIAKSGTKSFLAQLSGDKKKDSALIGQFGVGFYSAFMVAHRVVVQSKKAGEEKAHAWVSEGKGEYEIGECVKDTQGTQITLYLRDEDAHFASRWEIENIIHKYSQHIAFPIYLHYTESSFEGEGEDKKEKKEQKQEQINTAKALWKIPKSELKDEDYKEFYSTFSHDNNPPMRWIHTKVEGNLEYTTLFFIPSKAPFDLFRVDYQSGVKLYVKRVFITDDDKELLPPYLRFIRGVIDSEDLPLNVSREILQQNKILANIKSASTKKILSEIGNIAKKEADYKAFYEQFGKVLKEGLYSDYENKEKILELLRFDSFKSEHISLKAYKEAMSSEQKSIYYILGENKDALRNTPLLEKFAQKGFDVLLLSDEIDSVVMPMVGEYDKVPLRSINSKEALEELGEEAVDKKTQKAFEPIIKGFKEALGEQIADVKLSTLGEAPIALIKEDANPMMANLMAQMGQQLPESKPTLELNINHEIFTKLKNASSEKIAQSALLLFGAAVVLEGDSLKNAKAFGAELNNLILQSL comes from the coding sequence ATGGCAACAAAACATCAATTCCAAACCGAAATCACACAGCTTTTAGATTTAATGATACATTCTTTGTATTCTAATAAGGAGATTTTTTTGCGTGAGCTTGTAAGTAACGCCTCTGACGCGCTTGATAAGCTCTCATACCTCACGCTTACAGATGATAAATTAAAAAATCTTGCTTTTACGCCGCGTATTGATATTTCCTTTGATGAGGCAAAAAAAACGCTCACCATAGAGGATAATGGCATCGGTATGAGTGAAAATGATATGAAAGAGCATTTAGGCGTTATCGCAAAATCTGGCACAAAGAGCTTTCTGGCGCAACTTAGCGGGGATAAGAAAAAAGATTCTGCGCTTATTGGGCAATTTGGCGTGGGCTTTTACTCTGCGTTTATGGTGGCGCATCGTGTGGTGGTGCAAAGCAAGAAAGCCGGTGAAGAGAAAGCCCATGCGTGGGTGAGTGAGGGCAAGGGAGAATATGAGATTGGCGAATGTGTGAAAGATACGCAAGGCACGCAAATTACGCTTTATTTGCGCGATGAAGATGCGCATTTCGCCTCACGCTGGGAGATTGAAAATATCATTCATAAGTATTCACAACACATTGCATTCCCTATTTATTTGCATTATACAGAATCTAGCTTTGAGGGCGAGGGCGAGGACAAAAAGGAGAAAAAAGAGCAAAAGCAAGAGCAGATTAATACCGCTAAAGCCCTGTGGAAAATCCCTAAGAGCGAGCTAAAAGATGAAGATTATAAGGAGTTTTATAGCACATTTTCGCATGATAATAATCCGCCCATGCGGTGGATTCACACTAAAGTGGAGGGTAATTTAGAATATACTACGCTCTTTTTTATCCCAAGCAAAGCGCCTTTTGATTTGTTCCGCGTGGATTATCAATCGGGTGTAAAGCTCTATGTCAAGCGTGTATTTATCACCGATGATGATAAGGAGCTTTTGCCGCCTTATTTGCGCTTTATCCGCGGGGTGATTGATAGCGAGGATTTACCTCTTAATGTGAGTCGTGAGATTTTGCAGCAAAATAAGATTTTAGCCAATATCAAATCTGCCTCCACAAAGAAGATTCTAAGCGAAATTGGCAATATTGCCAAAAAGGAAGCAGATTATAAGGCGTTTTATGAGCAATTTGGCAAAGTGCTTAAAGAGGGCTTGTATAGCGATTATGAAAATAAGGAGAAAATTTTAGAGTTATTGCGTTTTGATAGCTTTAAGAGTGAGCATATTTCACTCAAGGCTTATAAGGAGGCGATGAGTAGTGAGCAAAAGAGCATTTATTATATTCTTGGTGAGAATAAAGATGCGCTTAGAAATACGCCATTGCTTGAAAAATTTGCGCAAAAGGGCTTTGATGTGCTGCTTTTGAGCGATGAGATTGATTCTGTGGTTATGCCTATGGTTGGTGAGTATGATAAAGTGCCGCTAAGGAGTATTAACTCAAAAGAGGCTTTAGAGGAGCTAGGTGAAGAGGCTGTGGATAAAAAGACGCAAAAAGCCTTTGAGCCTATTATCAAGGGCTTTAAGGAGGCTTTGGGAGAGCAGATTGCCGATGTGAAGCTCTCCACTCTTGGCGAAGCTCCCATAGCGCTTATTAAAGAGGACGCAAATCCTATGATGGCAAATCTTATGGCGCAAATGGGGCAGCAATTACCAGAATCTAAGCCTACACTTGAGCTTAATATTAATCACGAAATTTTTACAAAGCTCAAAAATGCAAGCAGTGAGAAAATCGCTCAATCTGCACTTTTACTATTTGGCGCAGCGGTGGTGCTAGAGGGCGATAGTCTTAAAAATGCAAAAGCCTTTGGCGCAGAGCTTAACAATCTTATCCTGCAAAGCCTTTAG
- a CDS encoding iron-containing alcohol dehydrogenase, whose amino-acid sequence MAFSYFNPVRIKFDVEFTQILRDELGGQSALVLTSRSFAPKIEDLRKYINITQVILVPPNPQLAFFGDIWAQSRGASQIIALGGGSVIDAAKAVSLDIGFGEFDNLLKNGAGEGAKNIKKANVYALPTTAGTSSELTKWATIWESKHNKKHSLMLEHLYCQVAIYDISLMQNMPLDLSVHTALDALSHSVESLWNKNANPISTNNALRAMDLILEYLPLLYERLTKEAKKRVKHAKSSDMKSYFTESRNIESSIAKSCNTKSCAEDLRFLRQRLALASIHAGLAFSNTQTALAHAISYPLTMQFHIPHGLACSFSLPYIIESLPKKSLAFEILKPYKKRILRLFKQVNISRNPRDYGLDSINIREIFHALNARAKNSIAKPKVLEKRLLKAISQNKH is encoded by the coding sequence ATGGCATTTAGTTATTTTAATCCTGTGCGTATTAAGTTTGATGTGGAATTTACGCAGATTTTAAGAGATGAGTTAGGTGGGCAGAGCGCGCTTGTGCTTACAAGCAGGAGCTTTGCGCCAAAGATTGAGGATTTAAGAAAATACATAAATATCACTCAAGTGATACTCGTGCCGCCAAATCCGCAACTAGCGTTTTTTGGCGATATATGGGCGCAGAGTAGGGGTGCTAGCCAAATTATCGCGCTTGGTGGGGGAAGTGTGATTGATGCGGCTAAGGCTGTGAGCCTTGATATAGGCTTTGGGGAGTTTGACAATTTACTTAAAAATGGTGCGGGAGAAGGTGCTAAAAACATTAAAAAAGCTAATGTGTATGCGCTGCCAACAACGGCTGGCACGAGTAGTGAGCTTACTAAATGGGCGACTATCTGGGAGAGTAAGCACAACAAAAAGCATTCATTAATGCTTGAGCATTTGTATTGTCAAGTGGCGATTTATGATATATCTTTAATGCAAAATATGCCGCTAGATTTAAGCGTGCATACCGCGCTTGATGCGCTCTCTCATAGCGTAGAGTCGCTGTGGAATAAAAATGCTAATCCCATTTCTACAAATAACGCGCTGCGCGCTATGGATTTGATTTTGGAATATTTGCCTTTGCTGTATGAAAGGCTTACAAAAGAGGCTAAAAAACGCGTAAAGCACGCAAAATCTAGCGATATGAAATCTTATTTTACAGAATCTAGAAATATAGAATCTAGCATCGCAAAGTCTTGTAATACAAAATCGTGTGCGGAGGATTTGAGATTTTTACGCCAAAGGCTTGCACTTGCCTCCATACACGCCGGACTTGCCTTTAGCAATACCCAAACTGCGCTCGCACACGCTATAAGCTATCCTTTGACTATGCAATTTCATATCCCGCATGGCTTGGCGTGTAGCTTTAGCTTGCCCTACATTATAGAATCTCTGCCTAAAAAAAGCTTGGCGTTTGAGATATTAAAGCCTTATAAAAAGCGCATTCTAAGGCTATTTAAGCAAGTAAATATTTCGCGCAATCCGCGCGATTATGGGCTAGATTCTATAAATATAAGGGAGATTTTTCACGCACTCAATGCGCGGGCAAAAAATAGCATAGCTAAACCTAAAGTGCTAGAAAAGCGGCTTTTGAAAGCCATTAGTCAAAATAAGCATTAA
- the rrpB gene encoding MarR family transcription factor RrpB, giving the protein MQHKTNPYYSPCPVETTLNIVGNKWKLLIISKLLEDKKRFGELKKELSATKNQSISQNVLTQNLRELEEAKIIKRKVFAQVPPKVEYSLTELGASLESVLNSLETWGGNYQKGCI; this is encoded by the coding sequence ATGCAGCATAAAACAAATCCTTATTACTCCCCTTGCCCTGTGGAGACCACGCTCAACATCGTGGGCAATAAATGGAAGCTACTTATTATCTCAAAACTTTTAGAGGATAAGAAACGATTTGGCGAGCTTAAAAAGGAGCTAAGCGCGACTAAAAATCAAAGCATTAGCCAAAATGTCCTCACACAAAACTTACGCGAACTAGAGGAAGCCAAAATCATCAAACGCAAGGTATTTGCGCAAGTGCCGCCAAAGGTAGAATACTCCCTCACAGAACTTGGCGCGAGTTTAGAATCTGTGCTAAATAGCCTTGAGACATGGGGCGGAAACTACCAAAAAGGCTGCATATAG
- a CDS encoding nucleoside-diphosphate sugar epimerase/dehydratase — MKKEKVAIFGAGNCGRLIGSQLIKDSKIELIAFIDNDENKAGKIVNLDSIESSSNFMESSDICGGGGGNCV, encoded by the coding sequence ATGAAAAAAGAAAAAGTGGCGATTTTTGGTGCTGGGAATTGCGGGCGGCTTATTGGCTCTCAACTTATAAAAGATTCTAAGATTGAGCTTATCGCATTTATTGACAATGATGAGAATAAGGCTGGGAAAATTGTGAATTTAGATTCTATAGAATCTAGCTCGAATTTTATGGAATCTAGCGATATATGCGGGGGGGGGGGGGGTAATTGTGTATAA
- a CDS encoding TylF/MycF family methyltransferase produces MYNSLQLQNLDFDRIIIGTFTGLYEISAQLQSLGVPKEKIDTSYIEVSVKARENFVREFASEFLQNIESKATDSINTESSRQNYAIAEVGVYRGDFARVINEAFSKNRFYLFDTFEGFSMQDLGGNSNTKDGVMGANLGAKHFANTSVELVLSKMPNPKNCVIKKGWFPQSAQDCTDLDSKFCFVNLDCDLYEPILAGLKFFYPRMCEGGVILIHEYFSNGYVGVRAAVQEFFAKQNLKSFQKIPIGDNLSIAILKI; encoded by the coding sequence GTGTATAACTCTTTGCAACTCCAAAATCTAGACTTTGATAGAATAATCATTGGCACATTCACAGGGCTATATGAAATTAGCGCGCAGCTGCAAAGTCTAGGCGTCCCAAAGGAGAAAATCGACACAAGCTATATCGAGGTAAGCGTCAAAGCGCGCGAAAATTTTGTGCGTGAATTTGCAAGTGAATTTTTGCAAAATATAGAATCTAAAGCCACAGATTCTATAAACACAGAATCTAGCCGCCAAAACTACGCCATAGCCGAAGTGGGCGTGTATCGCGGCGACTTTGCGCGCGTGATAAATGAGGCTTTTAGCAAAAATAGATTCTATCTTTTTGACACATTTGAGGGCTTTAGCATGCAGGATTTAGGCGGTAATTCTAACACTAAAGATGGCGTTATGGGCGCGAATTTGGGCGCGAAACATTTTGCAAATACAAGTGTAGAGCTGGTGCTAAGCAAAATGCCAAATCCTAAAAACTGCGTTATTAAAAAGGGCTGGTTTCCGCAAAGTGCGCAAGATTGCACAGATTTAGATTCTAAATTTTGCTTTGTGAATCTTGATTGCGATTTGTATGAGCCTATTTTAGCGGGGTTAAAGTTTTTTTATCCGCGAATGTGCGAGGGCGGCGTGATTTTAATCCATGAGTATTTTTCAAATGGCTATGTGGGCGTGCGCGCGGCGGTGCAGGAGTTTTTTGCAAAGCAAAATTTAAAAAGTTTTCAAAAGATTCCAATCGGAGATAATCTAAGCATTGCGATTTTAAAAATCTAG
- a CDS encoding thiamine pyrophosphate-dependent enzyme: protein MIETQKFVDLMFELGLNRVSGVPCSYLSALINCCINANRFIMANNEGEAIAIASGISLCGMDSIESKNLQNLDSKKSAQNYQKDDDFYGVVLMQNSGLSNALSPLTSLNHTFKIPILCFVSLRGEPNEKGENTDEPQHELLGKITHKLLETCEIKYEFLSTNFSDAMGQLKRAKATLQSGESFVFIVRKGTFSDVPLDSVKRQGTTLSQINIDGRAAQTLKASSGWGIAKGEGATSPNSSPSPFAKEKNNNIMTKQTSFDVNLDSIESKLPSRLQALKIVQDLGKNCVILATTGKCGRELYELGDRANQLYMVGSMGCVGALGLGIALASSKKVIAIDGDSALLMRLGSLAANAYYTRNQGNFCHILLDNHSHDSTGGQDNLSPFVDFALVARACGYKNVCVAKDLSEFERALSEFIESKSDKKGAFFIYLRIAKGSKKELGRPKITPPQVAMRLAKFIESNL from the coding sequence ATGATTGAGACGCAAAAATTTGTGGATTTGATGTTTGAGCTAGGCTTAAATCGCGTCAGCGGCGTGCCTTGCAGCTATCTTAGCGCGCTAATTAATTGCTGCATAAATGCAAATCGCTTCATTATGGCAAATAATGAGGGCGAGGCAATCGCCATTGCCAGCGGCATTTCGCTATGTGGTATGGATTCTATAGAATCTAAAAATTTACAGAATCTAGATTCTAAAAAATCCGCCCAAAATTACCAAAAAGACGACGATTTTTACGGCGTGGTATTAATGCAAAATAGCGGCTTAAGCAACGCCCTAAGCCCCCTTACAAGCCTAAATCACACTTTTAAAATCCCAATTCTTTGCTTCGTATCCCTGCGCGGCGAGCCAAATGAAAAGGGCGAAAATACCGATGAGCCGCAGCACGAATTGCTAGGCAAAATTACGCATAAATTGCTTGAAACCTGCGAGATAAAATATGAATTTTTAAGCACTAATTTTAGTGATGCAATGGGGCAGCTAAAAAGGGCAAAAGCGACTTTACAAAGCGGTGAGAGTTTTGTATTTATCGTGCGTAAGGGCACTTTTAGCGATGTGCCGCTAGATTCTGTAAAGCGACAAGGCACGACCTTGTCGCAAATAAATATCGATGGGCGCGCAGCGCAAACTTTAAAGGCGTCGTCGGGGTGGGGGATTGCAAAGGGGGAGGGAGCGACTTCGCCTAATTCAAGCCCCTCCCCCTTTGCGAAAGAAAAAAATAATAACATAATGACGAAGCAAACATCATTTGATGTAAATTTAGATTCTATAGAATCTAAACTCCCCTCAAGACTTCAGGCGTTAAAAATCGTGCAAGATTTAGGCAAAAACTGCGTTATTTTAGCCACCACTGGAAAGTGCGGACGCGAGCTTTACGAGCTAGGCGACAGGGCAAATCAGCTTTATATGGTAGGCTCGATGGGCTGTGTGGGCGCTTTGGGGCTTGGCATTGCGCTTGCTAGTAGCAAAAAAGTCATTGCCATTGATGGCGATTCTGCACTGCTTATGCGGCTAGGCAGCTTGGCGGCGAATGCGTATTATACGCGTAATCAGGGGAATTTTTGCCACATTTTGCTAGATAATCACAGCCATGATAGCACAGGCGGGCAGGATAATCTCTCACCATTTGTGGATTTTGCGCTTGTGGCGCGCGCGTGCGGATATAAAAATGTGTGCGTGGCAAAGGATTTGAGCGAGTTTGAGCGCGCTTTGAGCGAATTTATAGAATCTAAAAGTGACAAAAAAGGCGCATTTTTCATATATTTACGCATTGCAAAAGGCAGTAAAAAAGAGCTAGGCCGCCCAAAAATCACCCCGCCACAAGTCGCCATGCGCCTAGCAAAATTTATAGAATCTAACCTTTAA
- the aepX gene encoding phosphoenolpyruvate mutase has product MKNMYSPPPPPLHTKSKKKNEDDIIIYVAMAADLIHPGHINILKIARKLANDLESSAPNSPKAKVVLGLLTDKAIASYKRLPYMTYEQRLEVVSHLKEVDVVIPQDTLSYEGNIRALKPRYVIHGDDWKSGAQSYVRQNVIDTLQELGCGELIEPHYTQGISSTQLNENARAIGITTNARLSLLRRLINAKSPLRILETHSALSALIAQNSHVKHNGQKIEFDGFWSSSLTDSTSRGKPDIEAVELTSRLNTINEIFEVTTKPLIYDADTGGKIEHFAFSVRSLERVGISAVIIEDKTGLKKNSLLGNDVPQTQDSVKDFSDKIRAGKLAQITSDFMIIARIESLILNKGQKDALHRAFAYRDAGADGIMIHSRHKNASEILTFLDAFRKLDSNTPVVVVPTSFNDITARDLSDAGANIIIYANQMLRASFIAMQRVAQGILEHDRSKEIEGECMSIDSILKLIPGTI; this is encoded by the coding sequence ATGAAAAATATGTATTCACCCCCCCCCCCCCCGTTACACACTAAAAGTAAAAAGAAAAATGAAGATGACATAATCATTTATGTCGCGATGGCAGCGGATTTAATCCACCCAGGGCACATAAATATCCTAAAAATCGCAAGGAAATTAGCAAATGATTTAGAATCTAGTGCGCCAAATTCTCCCAAAGCCAAAGTCGTGCTAGGCTTGCTCACTGACAAAGCCATCGCAAGTTATAAACGTCTGCCCTATATGACTTACGAGCAGCGCCTTGAAGTCGTTAGCCACCTTAAAGAAGTCGATGTCGTTATCCCGCAGGACACGTTAAGCTATGAGGGCAATATCCGCGCGCTAAAGCCGCGATATGTAATACATGGCGATGACTGGAAAAGTGGCGCGCAAAGCTATGTGCGGCAAAATGTGATTGACACGTTGCAAGAATTAGGCTGTGGCGAGCTTATCGAGCCGCATTACACGCAGGGCATTAGCTCTACACAGCTAAATGAGAATGCCCGCGCCATTGGCATTACCACAAATGCGCGCCTTTCACTCCTGCGACGCCTCATAAACGCAAAATCTCCACTTAGAATCCTTGAAACTCACTCCGCCCTCTCCGCCCTAATCGCGCAAAATAGCCATGTTAAGCACAATGGGCAAAAAATTGAATTTGATGGCTTTTGGAGTTCATCTTTGACAGATTCTACAAGTCGTGGTAAGCCAGATATCGAGGCAGTCGAGCTTACAAGCCGCCTAAATACGATAAATGAGATTTTTGAGGTGACTACAAAGCCGCTAATTTATGATGCTGATACGGGCGGGAAAATCGAGCATTTTGCCTTTAGCGTAAGGAGTCTAGAGCGCGTGGGCATTTCTGCGGTAATTATCGAGGATAAAACTGGGCTTAAGAAAAACTCGCTATTAGGCAATGATGTGCCGCAAACGCAAGATAGTGTGAAAGATTTTAGCGATAAAATCCGCGCTGGCAAGCTTGCTCAAATCACAAGCGATTTTATGATTATCGCGCGAATTGAATCGCTTATTTTAAACAAAGGGCAAAAAGATGCGCTGCATAGGGCGTTTGCGTATCGTGACGCTGGGGCTGATGGCATTATGATTCACTCGCGGCATAAAAATGCTAGTGAGATTTTGACGTTTTTGGACGCGTTTCGAAAGCTAGATTCTAATACGCCTGTGGTGGTCGTGCCAACGAGCTTTAATGACATCACCGCGCGCGATTTGAGCGATGCTGGGGCGAATATCATCATTTATGCAAATCAAATGCTGCGCGCGAGTTTCATAGCCATGCAGCGCGTGGCACAGGGCATTTTGGAGCATGATAGGAGCAAAGAGATTGAGGGTGAGTGTATGAGTATAGATTCTATACTTAAACTAATCCCTGGGACTATATAA